From one Haloferax marinisediminis genomic stretch:
- a CDS encoding cupin domain-containing protein: MDRISIDDVEPTEAVDDVYLAVLAGGDKMNVQHFRIEPGASVPVHNHPHEQVGYIVSGELTFVVGDDGEEIVVGPGDSYSLAGDELHGADNRGDEPVVGIDVFSPPRDSAPWMD, encoded by the coding sequence ATGGACCGAATCTCCATCGACGACGTAGAACCGACCGAGGCAGTCGACGACGTGTATCTCGCAGTCCTCGCCGGCGGCGACAAGATGAACGTCCAGCACTTCCGCATCGAACCCGGCGCGTCGGTGCCGGTTCACAACCACCCCCACGAACAGGTCGGATACATCGTCTCCGGCGAGTTGACGTTCGTCGTGGGCGACGATGGCGAAGAAATCGTCGTTGGCCCCGGTGACTCCTACTCGCTCGCAGGCGACGAACTCCACGGCGCAGACAACCGTGGTGACGAACCGGTCGTCGGCATCGACGTGTTCTCACCGCCTCGTGACAGCGCCCCGTGGATGGACTGA
- the icd gene encoding isocitrate dehydrogenase (NADP(+)) produces the protein MSYDQIEVPEDGEKITFEDGELSVPDNPIIPIIHGDGIGTDVGPAAQKVLDAAAEATGRSVSWMRVYAGASARDKYDENLPEDTVSAIRDHRVAIKGPLTTPVGAGFRSLNVALRKKLDLYANVRPTYHLDGVPSPVKNPSAMDMVTFRENTEDVYAGIEWEAGTDEVQQVKEFVEDEMGFDNVIHDGPVGIGIKPITEFGTKRLVREAIEYALENDRDSVTLVHKGNIMKFTEGAFRDWGYELAAEEFGDVTITEDELWEEYDGEKPEDKVVVKDRIADNMLQQLLTRTADYDVIATMNLNGDYMSDAAGAQIGGLGIAPGGNFGEGLCLAEPVHGSAPKYAGQDKVNPTAMILSGRIMFEYMGWKDAGQLIRDAVEKTISEGNVTYDLERQIEGGNKLATSEYADKVVENIQELA, from the coding sequence ATGAGCTACGACCAGATTGAGGTACCTGAAGACGGCGAGAAAATTACGTTCGAGGACGGCGAACTCTCCGTTCCCGACAACCCGATCATCCCAATCATCCACGGTGACGGTATCGGAACGGACGTCGGCCCGGCCGCACAGAAGGTCCTCGACGCCGCCGCAGAGGCAACTGGACGCTCTGTATCCTGGATGCGCGTCTACGCCGGCGCCTCGGCCCGTGACAAGTACGACGAGAACCTCCCCGAGGACACCGTCAGCGCCATCCGCGACCACCGCGTCGCCATCAAGGGCCCGCTCACGACGCCCGTCGGCGCAGGCTTCCGCTCGCTGAACGTCGCACTCCGTAAGAAGCTCGACCTCTACGCGAACGTCCGCCCGACGTACCACCTCGACGGTGTCCCGTCGCCCGTCAAGAACCCCTCGGCGATGGACATGGTCACGTTCCGTGAGAACACCGAAGACGTCTACGCCGGCATCGAGTGGGAAGCCGGTACCGACGAAGTCCAGCAGGTCAAGGAGTTCGTCGAAGACGAGATGGGCTTCGACAACGTCATCCACGACGGCCCAGTCGGCATCGGCATCAAGCCGATCACCGAGTTCGGGACGAAGCGTCTCGTCCGCGAAGCAATCGAGTACGCCCTCGAAAACGACCGTGACTCCGTCACCCTCGTCCACAAGGGTAACATCATGAAGTTCACCGAGGGTGCCTTCCGTGACTGGGGCTACGAACTCGCAGCAGAGGAGTTCGGCGACGTCACCATCACCGAGGACGAACTCTGGGAAGAGTACGACGGCGAGAAGCCAGAGGACAAGGTTGTCGTCAAGGACCGCATCGCCGACAACATGCTCCAGCAGCTCCTCACCCGCACCGCCGACTACGACGTCATCGCCACGATGAACCTCAACGGCGACTACATGTCCGACGCCGCAGGCGCCCAGATCGGTGGCCTCGGCATCGCCCCCGGTGGCAACTTCGGTGAAGGTCTCTGTCTCGCAGAGCCCGTCCACGGCTCCGCACCCAAATACGCCGGTCAGGACAAGGTCAACCCGACCGCGATGATTCTCTCCGGCCGCATCATGTTCGAGTACATGGGCTGGAAGGACGCCGGACAGCTCATCCGCGACGCCGTCGAGAAGACCATCTCCGAGGGCAACGTCACGTACGACCTCGAGCGTCAGATCGAAGGCGGCAACAAGCTCGCCACGAGCGAGTACGCCGACAAGGTCGTCGAGAATATTCAGGAACTGGCGTAA
- a CDS encoding isoaspartyl peptidase/L-asparaginase codes for MRIILHGGAGGVPDEPEPRQAVLDDAATKGVAEPDPLSAVETAVRVLESDSRFNAGVGGAVQSDGVVRTDAGVMLSDRRAGAAAGMEGVEHAVSVARSVLEETPHVLLAGDPAVDFAADIGVETGVDLFTEETRERWEAAEAPEGSPREHLDWLADRFGGSTSDPTAEAADGAVTAANLPGHDTVGAVATDGETFASATSTGGRWFALAGRVGDVPQIGSGFYASPAGAASTTGAGEDIARVTLARRAVRHLEQGRDAQTAADLAIEEFGELTGSSAGVILLDDEGFGSAFNSDGMQTSTASR; via the coding sequence ATGCGGATTATCCTGCACGGTGGGGCCGGTGGCGTCCCCGACGAACCCGAACCACGACAGGCCGTTCTGGACGATGCTGCGACCAAAGGGGTCGCCGAGCCCGACCCGCTCTCGGCGGTCGAAACCGCAGTTCGCGTCCTCGAATCGGACTCACGGTTCAATGCAGGCGTCGGCGGTGCAGTTCAGTCCGACGGCGTCGTCCGAACTGACGCCGGTGTGATGCTGAGCGACCGACGCGCAGGCGCTGCCGCCGGAATGGAGGGCGTCGAGCACGCAGTCTCGGTCGCCCGGAGCGTCCTCGAAGAGACACCACACGTCCTGTTGGCGGGCGACCCGGCGGTCGACTTCGCGGCCGACATCGGCGTCGAGACTGGCGTCGACCTGTTCACCGAGGAGACGCGCGAGCGCTGGGAGGCCGCCGAGGCACCCGAGGGGTCGCCACGAGAACATCTCGACTGGTTGGCCGACCGGTTCGGAGGGAGTACGAGCGACCCGACGGCAGAGGCGGCTGATGGAGCCGTCACCGCCGCGAATCTCCCCGGCCACGATACGGTGGGCGCCGTGGCGACGGATGGTGAGACGTTCGCGTCCGCGACCTCGACTGGCGGCCGCTGGTTCGCGCTCGCCGGACGTGTCGGCGACGTGCCGCAGATTGGCTCTGGGTTCTATGCCTCCCCGGCCGGCGCTGCTTCCACGACGGGTGCCGGCGAAGACATCGCTCGCGTGACGCTCGCCCGGCGCGCAGTTCGGCACCTCGAACAGGGTCGTGACGCCCAGACCGCTGCAGACCTCGCTATCGAGGAGTTCGGCGAACTCACCGGGTCGTCAGCGGGTGTCATCCTCCTCGACGACGAGGGGTTCGGGTCGGCGTTCAACTCAGACGGCATGCAGACGAGCACGGCGTCTCGGTAA
- a CDS encoding DUF7522 family protein, protein MTRSSIDVSQAFTDAIVSTCRTTLGDSLRSVVYFTRDDFETLYIRQDLYGGDEEMARAAKERLVENERAAFGPHETYSKTRDDSSDLTRTEFGEYEFTLRIFSEGFVGRAVIGDHGVIVTTDELELSEFEEMEVAICQILEEESAA, encoded by the coding sequence ATGACACGTTCCTCCATTGACGTTTCACAGGCCTTCACAGACGCCATCGTCTCCACCTGCCGCACGACGCTCGGCGACTCTCTCCGGAGCGTCGTCTACTTCACGCGTGACGACTTCGAGACGCTCTACATCCGACAGGACCTCTACGGCGGCGACGAAGAGATGGCACGCGCGGCCAAGGAGAGACTCGTGGAAAACGAGCGTGCGGCGTTCGGTCCACACGAGACGTACAGCAAGACCAGAGACGACAGCAGTGACCTCACCAGAACCGAGTTCGGCGAGTACGAGTTTACGCTCCGTATCTTCTCTGAGGGCTTCGTCGGTCGCGCCGTCATCGGTGACCACGGCGTCATCGTCACCACAGACGAACTCGAACTCTCCGAATTCGAAGAGATGGAAGTCGCAATCTGCCAGATTCTCGAAGAAGAGTCCGCTGCGTGA
- a CDS encoding DsbA family oxidoreductase has protein sequence MTDADAESITVYSDYVCPFCYLGRESLKRYQETREDELDIDWHPFDLRSQKRRPDGTIDFSVDDGKDEDYYEQAKQGVRRLQDRYNVEMKQEIATDVDSLPAQVASYYVKQHYDNETWLAFDVSIFEALWQEGSDIGDEALLVELAEDAGIDGDEIRSALDDDTFFEEVREQFAEAQRHGVTGVPTFAYEGYAARGAVPPEQLERLVEGV, from the coding sequence ATGACCGACGCTGACGCGGAGAGCATCACTGTCTACTCGGATTACGTGTGTCCGTTCTGTTATCTCGGACGCGAATCACTGAAGCGCTACCAGGAGACGCGCGAGGACGAACTCGACATCGACTGGCATCCGTTCGACCTTCGAAGCCAGAAGCGCCGGCCCGACGGAACCATCGATTTCTCCGTCGACGACGGCAAGGACGAAGACTACTACGAACAGGCGAAACAGGGTGTCCGTCGCCTCCAAGACCGCTACAACGTCGAGATGAAACAAGAGATTGCGACGGACGTCGACTCGCTTCCCGCGCAGGTCGCGTCGTACTACGTGAAACAACACTACGACAACGAGACGTGGCTCGCGTTCGACGTGTCCATCTTCGAGGCGCTCTGGCAGGAGGGTTCCGACATCGGCGACGAAGCACTCCTCGTCGAACTCGCCGAAGACGCCGGTATCGACGGCGACGAGATTCGGTCTGCACTGGACGACGACACGTTCTTCGAAGAAGTTCGTGAGCAGTTCGCCGAAGCACAGCGCCACGGCGTCACCGGCGTTCCGACGTTCGCCTACGAGGGTTACGCCGCGCGCGGTGCTGTCCCACCGGAACAACTGGAACGACTCGTCGAAGGCGTCTAA
- a CDS encoding dienelactone hydrolase family protein yields the protein MADTTPTPVTIPAGGVELEGDLGIPADASGLVVFAHGSGSSRKSPRNNYVADVIRQHGVGTLLFDLLTEKEDETYETRFDIPLLVERLLAATEWLRSRDETRDLKIGYFGSSTGAAAALLAAAELGDETGAVVSRGGRVDLADERLSEVTAPTLFVVGGADEPVLSLNREAYEKLDCEKSLEVVPSAGHLFEGAGQLEAVADVAAEWFETHL from the coding sequence ATGGCTGACACGACACCAACGCCAGTCACGATACCCGCTGGCGGCGTCGAACTCGAAGGAGACCTCGGGATTCCTGCGGATGCTTCGGGCCTCGTCGTCTTCGCGCACGGAAGCGGGAGCAGCCGGAAGAGTCCCCGAAACAACTACGTCGCGGACGTCATCCGACAACACGGCGTCGGGACGCTCTTGTTCGACCTCCTGACCGAGAAAGAAGACGAGACGTACGAAACACGGTTCGACATCCCGCTGTTGGTCGAGCGACTGCTCGCCGCGACCGAGTGGCTTCGGAGTCGAGACGAGACGCGCGACCTGAAGATTGGCTACTTTGGGTCGAGTACGGGTGCTGCAGCAGCACTGCTCGCAGCGGCCGAACTCGGTGACGAGACCGGTGCCGTCGTCTCACGTGGCGGCCGCGTCGACCTCGCAGACGAACGTCTCTCGGAGGTGACTGCGCCGACGCTGTTCGTCGTCGGTGGTGCAGACGAACCCGTCCTCAGTCTCAACCGTGAGGCGTACGAAAAACTCGACTGTGAAAAGTCGTTGGAGGTCGTTCCGAGCGCTGGTCACCTGTTCGAGGGGGCAGGTCAACTGGAGGCCGTCGCCGACGTGGCGGCCGAGTGGTTCGAGACGCATCTCTGA
- a CDS encoding thiamine pyrophosphate-dependent dehydrogenase E1 component subunit alpha, with product MYEQMVTARYYEERLQEEYLVGKQPAFDISAGPIPGELHLAAGHESSGAGVCIHLRDDDTVTAPHRPHHIAIAKGVDLKKMTAEIFGRETGLCRGKGGHMHLFDPDVNFACSGIIAQGCPPAVGAAMAAKKRNTDSVAVAFLGEGAIDQGGFLESLNLAAVQDLPVVFVIEDNDWAISMPKDRVTDVEDGSRRAQGFDMPGERVDSDDAVAVYEAAEKAIMRARDGNGPSLIEVQVHRRMGHFMGDAEAYRPEADIERAKQRDSIERLADDLRAHGVSDDDLDEIRERAHERVDEAIAWAKEQPEPDPSEAYENVFTNPPAQTATDGGSEGGEQ from the coding sequence ATGTACGAGCAGATGGTGACTGCTCGGTACTACGAAGAGCGATTACAAGAGGAGTATCTCGTCGGCAAGCAACCGGCGTTCGACATCTCGGCGGGGCCGATTCCGGGTGAACTGCACCTCGCTGCAGGGCACGAGTCTTCGGGCGCCGGCGTCTGCATCCACCTTCGAGACGACGACACAGTGACGGCACCGCACCGACCGCACCACATCGCGATTGCGAAAGGTGTGGACCTGAAGAAGATGACAGCCGAGATATTCGGCCGTGAGACGGGACTGTGCCGCGGGAAGGGCGGACACATGCACCTGTTCGACCCGGACGTAAACTTCGCGTGTTCAGGCATCATCGCACAGGGGTGTCCGCCGGCAGTCGGTGCCGCGATGGCCGCGAAGAAACGAAACACGGACTCGGTGGCCGTCGCGTTCCTCGGCGAAGGGGCAATCGACCAAGGCGGGTTCCTCGAATCACTCAACCTCGCGGCGGTTCAGGACCTTCCGGTCGTCTTCGTCATCGAGGACAACGACTGGGCGATTAGTATGCCGAAAGACCGCGTGACCGACGTCGAAGACGGTTCTCGACGCGCGCAGGGATTCGACATGCCCGGAGAACGAGTCGACTCTGACGACGCGGTCGCCGTCTACGAGGCAGCGGAAAAAGCCATCATGCGCGCCCGCGATGGCAACGGACCATCGCTCATCGAAGTGCAGGTCCACCGCCGCATGGGACACTTCATGGGTGACGCCGAAGCGTACAGGCCAGAAGCGGACATCGAACGCGCCAAACAGCGCGACTCTATCGAACGACTGGCCGACGACCTCAGAGCACACGGCGTGAGCGACGACGACCTCGACGAGATCCGAGAACGCGCACACGAACGGGTCGACGAAGCAATCGCGTGGGCGAAAGAGCAACCGGAACCAGACCCGTCGGAGGCGTACGAGAACGTCTTCACGAACCCGCCAGCGCAGACAGCGACTGACGGTGGGAGTGAGGGAGGTGAGCAATAA
- a CDS encoding alpha-ketoacid dehydrogenase subunit beta: MATESRDITEATETDRELTMSRAMVEAIAWEMRENEEVFYMGEDVADYGGIFSSTTGLLDEFGRDRVMDVPISETAFLGAAVGAAQAGMRPIAELMFVDFFGVAMDQIYNNMAKNTYMSGGSFSVPMVLTTAVGGTYNDAGQHSQTLYGTFAHLPGMKVVVPSTAYDAKGLMHSAIRDDDPVVYMFHKRLMGLGWMPSPTGPKTPVPEEDYTIPFGEADIKRHGNDVTVVTLGLHVHRSLEAASQLEDDGIDAEVIDLRTLVPLDTETVLDSVRKTGKLLVVDEDYQSFGVTGEIIARAAEGALDDLSAVKRLAIPDVPIPYARSLEDEVNPSTDKIAAAIRELHE, encoded by the coding sequence ATGGCGACTGAATCACGAGATATCACGGAAGCAACCGAGACGGACCGCGAACTGACCATGAGTCGCGCGATGGTCGAAGCTATCGCGTGGGAGATGCGTGAGAACGAAGAAGTGTTCTACATGGGCGAGGACGTCGCCGACTACGGCGGCATCTTCTCCAGTACGACCGGCCTGTTAGACGAGTTCGGCCGAGACCGCGTGATGGACGTGCCAATCAGCGAGACGGCGTTCCTCGGTGCCGCCGTTGGGGCGGCACAGGCCGGCATGCGGCCGATTGCCGAACTGATGTTCGTCGACTTCTTCGGCGTCGCCATGGACCAGATCTACAACAACATGGCGAAGAACACCTACATGAGCGGCGGGTCGTTCTCCGTCCCGATGGTGCTGACCACCGCCGTCGGTGGCACCTACAACGACGCCGGGCAGCACTCCCAGACGCTCTATGGGACCTTCGCCCACCTCCCCGGGATGAAAGTCGTCGTCCCGAGTACGGCCTACGACGCCAAGGGACTGATGCACAGCGCCATCCGCGACGACGACCCTGTGGTGTACATGTTCCACAAGCGCCTGATGGGTCTCGGCTGGATGCCGTCGCCCACGGGCCCGAAGACGCCCGTTCCGGAAGAAGACTACACGATTCCGTTCGGTGAAGCCGACATCAAGCGCCACGGGAACGACGTGACCGTCGTCACCCTCGGCCTGCACGTCCACCGGTCGTTGGAGGCGGCGAGTCAACTCGAAGACGACGGCATCGACGCCGAAGTCATCGACCTGCGGACGCTCGTCCCACTCGACACCGAGACTGTCCTCGACTCGGTCCGCAAGACCGGGAAACTCCTCGTCGTCGACGAGGACTACCAGTCGTTCGGTGTGACGGGCGAAATCATCGCCCGCGCCGCAGAAGGCGCGCTCGACGACCTCTCGGCGGTCAAGCGCCTCGCCATCCCGGACGTGCCGATTCCGTACGCTCGCTCGCTGGAAGACGAAGTCAACCCCAGCACCGACAAAATCGCGGCGGCCATCCGCGAACTCCACGAATGA
- a CDS encoding lipoyl domain-containing protein, with protein MTEDVDVDSASIWPDDADDVNEGYLANWFVREGSAVDEGEAIGEMQVEKVSIDVSAPTSGTVTELVVAEGGEFSRGDVLARIRPSA; from the coding sequence ATGACCGAGGACGTCGACGTCGATTCGGCATCCATCTGGCCCGACGACGCGGACGACGTCAACGAGGGCTACCTCGCCAACTGGTTCGTCCGCGAAGGCTCTGCCGTCGACGAAGGCGAAGCCATCGGCGAAATGCAAGTCGAGAAGGTGAGTATCGACGTGTCGGCACCGACGAGTGGCACGGTGACCGAACTCGTCGTCGCGGAAGGCGGTGAGTTCAGTCGCGGTGACGTCCTCGCTCGGATTCGACCGAGCGCCTGA
- the ppk1 gene encoding polyphosphate kinase 1: MSEDEAQSGEPTEFDGGQTTVQRPTTEPVRVGRVVDVPEAPDTVDLSETTLYLNRELSELSFHERVLNEAFDERNPLFERVKFLSILTSNLDEFFMKRVGGLKQQIAADVTELSPDGRTPREQWALVLERARTLLDQQTDCFRDLVRPALADAGIDIVTYDSLSSDEQAALRDYFEAAVLPTLTPLTFDPAHPFPFISNLSLSLAVLTREHDDAPTKFSRVKVPGNRPRLVRVDAHVDGDTGPSGDADETSTTKRFVPLARVIEHNLDLLFPNVDILDTSMFRVTRNAEVRRNEEVAEGLIEMIEDVLRQRRFATVVRLEVEHDTPTAVRDLLVEQLDLDEREVFEREIPLDFTELTTLFDLDRPELEVDPWHPQPHPRFAGLSADDPDALFAEIARKDVLVHHPYHSFTGTVGTFLGAAANDPKVLAIKATIYRTAPDSEVIETLIEAAKNGTQVAVMVELKARFDEENNIRWVRRLEEEGIHVAYGTIGLKTHTKTALVVREEGDGVQLYSHVSTGNYHSQTAKLYTDLGLFTADPDIGHDLVRLFNFFTGHSRHETYRKLLVAPTNLREEMTRLVRREADHARAGRDAHIVAKMNALEDPEMVRELYGASMAGVKIDLVVRGICRLRPGIEGISETISVSSVVGRFLEHSRIFYFENAGNPEYYVGSADWMTRNLDRRVEAIAPVVDPSLRVELDAVLDALLSDNRRRWVMDSEGRYQQLRPADDEPEVEAHTELMNRALAETHRARNGQHES, from the coding sequence ATGTCCGAAGATGAGGCGCAGAGCGGTGAGCCAACCGAGTTCGACGGCGGCCAGACGACTGTTCAGCGTCCAACGACCGAGCCCGTCCGCGTCGGTCGCGTCGTCGACGTACCGGAGGCTCCAGACACGGTGGACCTCTCAGAGACGACGCTGTATCTCAACCGCGAACTGAGCGAACTGTCGTTCCACGAGCGCGTGCTCAACGAGGCGTTCGACGAGCGCAACCCGCTTTTCGAGCGCGTCAAGTTCCTCTCGATTCTCACCTCGAACCTCGACGAGTTCTTCATGAAACGCGTCGGCGGGTTGAAACAGCAAATCGCCGCGGACGTGACGGAGCTCTCTCCCGACGGTCGCACACCACGCGAACAGTGGGCACTCGTCTTAGAGCGCGCTCGGACTCTTCTCGACCAACAGACCGACTGCTTCCGTGACCTCGTTCGCCCCGCTCTCGCAGACGCCGGTATCGACATCGTCACGTACGACTCGCTCTCGTCGGACGAACAAGCCGCGCTCCGAGACTACTTCGAGGCCGCGGTTCTCCCGACGCTCACACCGCTCACGTTCGACCCTGCACACCCGTTTCCGTTCATCTCGAACCTCTCGCTGTCGCTCGCTGTCCTCACGAGAGAACACGACGATGCACCGACGAAGTTCTCCCGTGTGAAAGTCCCCGGCAACCGCCCACGACTTGTCCGAGTGGACGCCCACGTCGACGGCGACACCGGCCCGAGCGGCGACGCCGACGAGACCAGCACCACGAAACGGTTCGTTCCGCTCGCTCGCGTCATCGAACACAACCTCGACTTGCTGTTTCCGAACGTCGACATCCTCGACACGTCGATGTTCAGGGTGACGCGAAACGCCGAAGTCCGGCGGAACGAGGAGGTCGCAGAGGGCCTCATCGAGATGATCGAAGACGTGCTCCGGCAGCGTCGGTTCGCCACGGTCGTCAGACTGGAAGTCGAACACGACACGCCGACTGCGGTTCGTGACCTCCTCGTCGAACAGCTCGACCTCGACGAGAGAGAGGTGTTCGAGCGCGAGATTCCACTGGACTTCACAGAACTGACGACGCTGTTCGACCTCGACCGGCCCGAACTCGAAGTCGACCCGTGGCACCCACAACCCCACCCACGGTTTGCCGGCCTCTCGGCGGACGACCCTGACGCGCTCTTCGCGGAAATCGCGCGGAAAGACGTCCTCGTGCATCATCCGTATCACTCGTTTACGGGCACCGTCGGGACGTTCCTCGGCGCGGCGGCGAACGACCCGAAGGTGCTCGCTATCAAGGCGACTATCTACCGAACCGCACCCGACTCAGAGGTCATCGAGACGCTCATCGAGGCGGCGAAGAACGGGACACAGGTCGCGGTGATGGTCGAACTCAAAGCCCGGTTCGACGAGGAGAACAACATCCGATGGGTCCGTCGCCTCGAAGAAGAGGGTATCCACGTCGCCTACGGGACCATCGGCCTGAAGACGCACACGAAGACGGCGCTCGTCGTCCGCGAAGAAGGCGACGGGGTTCAACTGTACTCACACGTCTCGACCGGGAACTACCACTCCCAGACGGCCAAACTGTACACCGACCTCGGCCTGTTCACTGCCGACCCAGACATCGGTCACGACCTCGTGCGCCTGTTCAACTTCTTCACCGGCCACTCGCGGCACGAGACGTACCGCAAACTGCTCGTCGCACCGACCAACCTCCGCGAGGAGATGACCCGACTCGTCCGTCGCGAGGCCGACCACGCTCGCGCCGGGCGCGACGCCCACATCGTCGCCAAGATGAACGCGCTCGAAGACCCGGAGATGGTCCGTGAACTCTACGGAGCGTCGATGGCTGGCGTCAAAATCGACCTCGTGGTCCGTGGCATCTGCCGCCTTCGCCCCGGTATCGAGGGAATCTCCGAGACCATCTCGGTGTCGAGCGTCGTCGGCCGGTTCCTCGAACACTCGCGTATCTTCTACTTCGAGAACGCCGGCAACCCCGAGTACTACGTCGGGTCGGCGGACTGGATGACGCGAAACCTCGACCGTCGCGTCGAAGCGATTGCCCCCGTCGTAGACCCGTCGCTGCGGGTCGAACTCGACGCCGTTCTCGACGCGCTCCTCTCGGACAATCGCCGACGCTGGGTGATGGACTCCGAGGGACGATATCAGCAACTCCGCCCAGCAGACGACGAACCCGAGGTGGAAGCACACACCGAGTTGATGAACCGTGCGCTGGCCGAGACGCACCGAGCGAGAAACGGTCAGCACGAGTCGTAA
- a CDS encoding metallophosphoesterase family protein, with protein sequence MSVPTFHPDVAEQHLRVDIDDWDDVYVVGDVHGCLPALERLVDRLDPSDDDLVVFVGDLVRKGPDSKGVVDYVRERDNFLTVRGNNEEKLIRGKKEIDALTDDDLEWIEDLPVAISWDGALVVHGGVHPDVPLEEHDVDALENTRAMNPGDSYDGPFWFEHYEGPDRVFFGHTVMAHPAVFRYAMGLDTGAVYGGALTAYDLHADELVSVDVDVTHESRKDSKILEPRQPALV encoded by the coding sequence ATGAGTGTCCCAACCTTCCACCCCGACGTCGCCGAACAGCACCTTCGTGTAGATATCGACGACTGGGACGACGTGTACGTCGTCGGTGACGTCCACGGGTGTCTCCCTGCGCTCGAACGGCTCGTCGACCGCCTCGACCCCTCCGACGACGACCTCGTCGTCTTCGTCGGCGACCTCGTTCGGAAAGGACCGGACAGCAAAGGTGTGGTCGACTACGTCCGCGAACGCGACAACTTCCTCACCGTCCGCGGGAACAACGAAGAGAAACTCATCCGTGGGAAGAAGGAAATCGACGCACTCACCGACGACGACCTCGAGTGGATAGAAGACCTCCCGGTCGCCATCTCGTGGGACGGCGCACTCGTCGTCCACGGCGGCGTCCACCCCGACGTCCCACTCGAAGAACACGACGTCGACGCCCTCGAAAACACCCGTGCGATGAATCCGGGCGACAGCTACGACGGGCCGTTCTGGTTCGAACACTACGAGGGTCCAGACCGCGTCTTCTTCGGGCACACCGTCATGGCACACCCAGCGGTGTTCCGGTACGCGATGGGTCTCGACACCGGTGCAGTCTACGGGGGCGCACTCACCGCCTACGACCTTCACGCGGACGAACTCGTCTCGGTCGACGTGGACGTGACCCACGAGTCACGCAAAGACTCGAAGATTCTCGAACCGCGGCAACCCGCACTCGTCTGA
- the map gene encoding type II methionyl aminopeptidase: protein MSIGPLDDETVEKYREAGEVLRTVMDESAEMVEPGVTHLEVAEYAEERIRELADGCAFPVNISVNEEASHASPGRGDDTVFGEDMVCLDIGVHVDGYIADSAVTVDLSGNDELVESAEEALDAALDMVEAGAHTGEIGAEIEDVIRGYGYTPVLNLSGHGVEQWDAHTDPTIPNRGSDRGVELEVGDVVAIEPFATDGSGKVTEGSKNEIYSLVHDRSVRDRMSRKLLDEVRETYKLLPFAARWFEGGRSEMAIRRLEQQGVLRGYPVLKEEEGAMVGQAEDTIIVTEDGYENLTR, encoded by the coding sequence ATGAGCATCGGACCCCTCGACGACGAGACGGTCGAGAAGTATCGAGAAGCAGGGGAGGTCCTCCGAACGGTGATGGACGAGTCGGCCGAGATGGTCGAACCGGGCGTCACCCACCTCGAAGTGGCCGAATACGCAGAAGAACGGATTCGTGAACTGGCCGATGGCTGTGCGTTCCCAGTCAACATCAGCGTCAACGAAGAAGCGTCGCACGCGAGTCCGGGCCGCGGCGACGACACCGTCTTCGGCGAGGACATGGTCTGTCTGGACATCGGCGTCCACGTCGACGGCTACATCGCCGACTCGGCGGTGACAGTGGACCTCTCGGGCAACGACGAACTCGTCGAATCCGCCGAAGAGGCGCTCGACGCCGCGCTCGACATGGTCGAAGCGGGCGCACACACCGGCGAAATCGGTGCTGAAATCGAAGACGTCATTCGGGGCTACGGCTACACGCCGGTTCTCAACCTCTCGGGCCACGGCGTCGAGCAGTGGGACGCGCACACCGACCCGACGATTCCGAACCGCGGGTCTGACCGCGGCGTCGAACTCGAAGTTGGCGACGTCGTCGCTATCGAACCGTTCGCAACCGACGGGTCCGGGAAAGTTACCGAAGGCTCGAAGAACGAGATTTACAGTCTCGTCCACGACCGCTCGGTCCGCGACCGAATGTCGCGCAAACTGCTCGACGAAGTCCGCGAGACGTACAAACTGCTCCCCTTCGCGGCCCGCTGGTTCGAAGGTGGCCGATCCGAGATGGCGATTCGCCGCCTCGAACAGCAGGGCGTCCTCCGTGGCTACCCCGTCCTGAAAGAAGAAGAGGGCGCGATGGTCGGACAGGCGGAAGACACTATCATCGTCACCGAAGACGGCTACGAGAACCTGACTCGATAG